In a genomic window of Nodosilinea sp. E11:
- a CDS encoding universal stress protein, giving the protein MFQRALICTDFTDSMYRLAQFVPSLAGGGFKSLVFFHNVSVESGREIPREDPELLEKPRQRLQALLREVPSNIDVTIDVQMGRASESILRLAKQHQSDVIFLGTPTRTMLEEKLFGSTTARLAEKTGTPLMILRPQLVSTYTTAELELRCNHLFRYLLVPYDGSDGGKTLIKKIHHQVKTNPNSVLERVRLLWVIDENVRRELLGDNPMEQAQQELDKLQSELAALNLVVNTTIVEGSPIEEILKTAEMHDVGAIAACSRSIGGILKWSAPSLTREILRGSWHPVLFFPN; this is encoded by the coding sequence ATGTTTCAGCGCGCGCTTATTTGCACTGACTTTACCGATAGCATGTATCGCCTGGCCCAATTTGTGCCGAGTTTAGCGGGCGGTGGGTTTAAGTCATTGGTATTTTTTCACAACGTTTCAGTGGAAAGCGGGCGCGAAATTCCGCGAGAAGACCCAGAGCTGCTAGAAAAGCCTCGCCAGCGTCTGCAAGCGCTGCTGCGAGAGGTTCCTAGCAATATTGATGTGACCATTGACGTGCAGATGGGCCGCGCCAGCGAAAGTATTTTGCGCTTGGCTAAACAACACCAGTCAGACGTGATTTTTCTGGGTACGCCCACCCGCACCATGCTCGAAGAAAAGCTATTTGGTAGTACTACCGCCCGCTTGGCCGAAAAAACCGGCACGCCCCTGATGATCTTGCGGCCTCAGCTAGTCTCAACCTATACCACTGCTGAGCTAGAGCTTCGCTGTAACCACCTGTTCCGCTATCTGCTCGTGCCCTATGACGGCAGCGATGGGGGCAAAACCCTGATCAAAAAAATTCATCATCAAGTCAAAACCAATCCTAACTCAGTGCTAGAACGGGTGCGCCTGCTATGGGTGATTGATGAAAATGTGCGTCGAGAGCTGCTGGGCGACAATCCTATGGAGCAGGCCCAGCAAGAGCTAGACAAGCTTCAGTCGGAGCTGGCGGCGCTAAACCTGGTAGTCAATACTACGATTGTGGAGGGTAGCCCCATCGAAGAAATTCTTAAAACTGCCGAGATGCATGATGTAGGGGCGATCGCCGCCTGTTCCCGGAGTATTGGCGGCATTCTCAAGTGGTCAGCCCCCAGTCTCACCCGTGAAATTTTGCGCGGTAGCTGGCATCCGGTGTTGTTCTTTCCCAATTAG
- a CDS encoding NblA/ycf18 family protein, with amino-acid sequence MNEPMQLSLEQQFSLRSFETQVDKMSREQAQQFLIKLYEQMMMRETMYKHFLKHEWGIGPNPQM; translated from the coding sequence ATGAACGAACCCATGCAACTTTCCTTGGAGCAACAATTTAGCCTGCGGTCTTTTGAAACCCAGGTTGATAAAATGAGTCGGGAGCAGGCCCAGCAGTTCTTGATTAAGCTATATGAACAGATGATGATGCGAGAGACGATGTATAAGCATTTTCTCAAGCATGAATGGGGTATTGGACCCAATCCTCAAATGTAG
- a CDS encoding PP2C family serine/threonine-protein phosphatase, with the protein MTDRIFSGLTDPGLLRTSNQDDYYIDPEGRFFIVADGMGGHAGGQEASRLATAAIKTCLDQHWHTAETATGLLLEQALKQANNAILADQRRHPERADMGTTVVVVTFRDSDPQPWCAHVGDSRLYRLRGHHLEQLTQDHTWIAKAIRAGEVSAAQSRSHPWRHVLSQCLGRDDLSEMGIQPIEVQSGDRLLLCSDGLTEELSDHLIASHLKSIRACEAAATALVNSAKQRGGRDNITVVIVNLSPPSSSDVE; encoded by the coding sequence ATGACAGACCGTATTTTTTCAGGGCTAACTGATCCTGGGTTGCTGCGCACCAGCAACCAAGATGACTACTATATCGACCCCGAGGGCCGGTTTTTTATTGTGGCCGATGGTATGGGGGGGCACGCGGGCGGCCAAGAGGCCAGTCGCTTAGCCACCGCTGCCATCAAAACTTGTTTAGATCAGCACTGGCATACGGCTGAGACTGCTACCGGTCTGCTGTTAGAACAGGCCTTAAAGCAAGCGAACAACGCTATTCTCGCTGACCAACGGCGGCATCCAGAACGAGCTGATATGGGCACCACTGTTGTGGTGGTCACGTTTCGAGACAGTGACCCTCAGCCCTGGTGTGCTCATGTGGGTGACTCGCGCCTCTACCGCCTGCGAGGGCACCACCTAGAGCAACTTACCCAAGATCATACCTGGATCGCTAAGGCTATCCGCGCCGGGGAGGTGTCTGCGGCGCAGTCTCGCAGTCACCCCTGGCGTCACGTGCTCTCTCAATGCCTCGGGCGCGATGACCTCTCCGAGATGGGCATTCAGCCCATTGAAGTGCAAAGCGGCGATCGCCTATTACTGTGCAGTGACGGGCTAACCGAAGAACTTTCTGACCACCTGATAGCGTCTCACCTTAAGTCAATTCGCGCCTGTGAGGCCGCCGCCACAGCGCTAGTGAACTCTGCTAAGCAGCGGGGTGGACGGGACAATATCACCGTCGTGATCGTCAATCTATCGCCTCCTAGCAGCAGCGATGTTGAGTAA
- a CDS encoding AarF/ABC1/UbiB kinase family protein, with protein MNGHLDSILPAELDGPGASHLPLASTTNLNASSAEKPLPFRQEAYRWNRGSYSRQRRFVDIWSFVLRLLWARWMYGKAWSYGGTITPEAQASRRRQLAVWIRETLLDLGPTFIKVGQLFSTRADIFPIEFVEELSKLQDRVPAFSYEQARGIIEADLGKPIQTLYRTFDPIPLAAASLGQVHRAQLHSGDEVVVKVQRPGLRSLFTIDLSILKGIAHYFQNHPSWGKGRDWLGIYGECCRILWEEIDYLNEGRNADTFRRNFRGEDWVNVPRVYWRLTSSRVVTLEYMPGIKISHYDALEAAGLDRKRLARLGAQAYLHQLLNNGFFHADPHPGNIAVSLDGSLIFYDFGMMGQVQPLTRQRLMTTFVGVAQRNADQVMESLVELGALAQIDDMSPVRRSIQYILDNFMDKPFEEQSINAISDDLYAVAYDQPFRFPATFTFVMRAFSTLEGVGKGLDPEFNFMEAAKPFAAQLMSNGNPTDGANSLLGELSRQAAQVSTSALGLPRRIEDTLDKLERGDIRVRVRSIETDRALRRISGVTMANNYAILVGAFTLSATGLLLSEFVWLAVVPGVLAVGTGIAFLRSVLKVNRADRLP; from the coding sequence ATGAATGGGCACCTGGATAGTATCCTTCCTGCGGAACTGGATGGGCCGGGTGCTTCTCATTTACCCTTAGCTAGCACCACTAACCTCAATGCCTCTTCCGCTGAAAAGCCTCTTCCCTTTCGCCAAGAGGCTTATCGGTGGAATCGGGGCAGTTACTCGCGTCAACGCCGATTCGTTGATATTTGGAGTTTTGTACTGCGGCTGCTGTGGGCCCGCTGGATGTACGGCAAGGCTTGGAGTTACGGTGGCACGATTACTCCTGAGGCCCAGGCTAGTCGCCGCCGCCAGTTAGCCGTATGGATTCGCGAAACCCTGCTCGATCTAGGTCCGACGTTTATCAAAGTAGGTCAGCTTTTTTCGACTCGGGCCGATATTTTCCCCATTGAGTTTGTTGAAGAACTCTCTAAGCTGCAAGACCGGGTTCCGGCCTTTAGCTACGAGCAGGCCCGTGGCATCATTGAGGCTGATTTGGGCAAGCCCATTCAGACGCTTTATCGTACCTTTGATCCGATTCCCTTAGCGGCGGCCAGCTTGGGTCAGGTGCACCGAGCCCAACTCCACAGTGGCGATGAGGTGGTGGTCAAAGTACAGCGACCGGGGTTGCGATCGCTCTTCACCATTGACCTATCAATCCTCAAAGGCATTGCTCACTACTTTCAAAACCACCCCAGCTGGGGCAAGGGTCGCGACTGGCTGGGCATTTATGGGGAGTGTTGCCGCATTCTTTGGGAAGAGATTGACTACCTGAATGAGGGCCGCAACGCCGACACCTTTCGTCGCAATTTTCGCGGCGAAGATTGGGTCAACGTGCCCCGAGTGTATTGGCGCTTAACCTCTTCACGGGTCGTCACCTTAGAGTACATGCCTGGCATCAAGATTAGCCACTACGATGCGCTTGAGGCCGCTGGGCTAGACCGCAAGCGTCTGGCTCGGCTAGGAGCCCAGGCCTATCTGCACCAGCTGCTTAACAATGGCTTTTTCCATGCTGACCCTCACCCTGGCAATATTGCGGTCAGCCTTGATGGATCGCTGATTTTTTATGATTTTGGCATGATGGGGCAGGTACAACCCCTTACTCGCCAACGGCTAATGACTACCTTTGTAGGGGTAGCTCAGCGGAATGCGGATCAGGTGATGGAGTCTCTAGTGGAATTGGGGGCGCTGGCTCAGATCGACGACATGAGCCCAGTACGTCGCTCTATCCAGTATATTTTGGATAACTTCATGGACAAGCCCTTTGAGGAGCAGTCCATCAATGCCATCAGCGATGACCTATATGCCGTCGCCTACGATCAGCCCTTTCGGTTCCCGGCCACATTTACCTTTGTGATGCGAGCCTTTTCGACTCTCGAAGGGGTTGGTAAAGGGCTCGACCCCGAGTTTAACTTTATGGAAGCGGCTAAGCCGTTTGCTGCACAGCTTATGTCCAATGGCAATCCGACCGATGGGGCAAATAGCCTGCTGGGTGAACTCAGCCGCCAGGCTGCCCAGGTAAGTACCTCTGCCCTGGGCCTGCCCCGGCGCATTGAAGACACGCTTGACAAGCTCGAGCGCGGCGATATTCGCGTGCGGGTGCGGTCAATCGAGACTGACCGAGCCCTGCGACGCATTAGCGGCGTGACGATGGCCAACAACTATGCCATTTTGGTAGGAGCCTTTACCCTGTCGGCGACAGGATTGCTGCTTTCAGAGTTTGTCTGGCTAGCGGTGGTGCCAGGGGTACTGGCCGTGGGGACTGGCATTGCGTTTTTGCGATCGGTGCTCAAGGTCAATCGAGCTGACCGGTTGCCTTAA
- a CDS encoding DUF6825 family protein, translating to MSSPVLHAFFVGRALADAVNERAERFLTDGLSLVGKFDAEQREHLRQFTDEVMARARQAEAESVTSYPGSTATAQGATATDLQATIDTLRAEIAQVRVALQHYRATSQV from the coding sequence ATGAGTAGCCCCGTGCTGCATGCGTTTTTCGTGGGTCGCGCCCTAGCCGATGCGGTAAACGAGCGTGCCGAGCGATTCCTTACCGACGGCCTAAGTCTGGTAGGCAAGTTTGACGCCGAGCAACGGGAGCACCTGCGTCAGTTTACTGATGAAGTCATGGCTCGGGCTCGGCAAGCCGAAGCAGAATCTGTGACCTCCTATCCTGGCTCGACTGCAACGGCCCAGGGGGCCACCGCCACCGATCTTCAGGCCACTATCGATACGCTGCGAGCCGAAATAGCCCAGGTACGAGTTGCCCTTCAGCACTATCGGGCGACCTCTCAGGTCTAG